In Kitasatospora gansuensis, a genomic segment contains:
- a CDS encoding SDR family oxidoreductase produces MDDTVNISSTPAAPADLTGLRVAVTGASRDFGRTLAIRFAERGAEVFLSARSLAAATKVADEIRGLGHEQVRPFACDLSDPASIRAFGTAVGELTDRLDVLVNNGSRWLAGTDLLSCTDDEVSDTIASGATGTVLTVRAFLPLLLASDCPDIVNMVSTAGVPGLHRSEAHGAFYAAKSAQAGFAGVLSKRLRPQGVRVISLYPPDFANPDPLSPEWETTPRGAGDGLTAHSLVECVMFAIRQPRDCFISAFHFEQAE; encoded by the coding sequence GTGGACGACACCGTGAACATCAGCAGCACCCCCGCCGCCCCCGCCGATCTGACGGGCCTTCGGGTCGCCGTCACTGGCGCCTCCAGGGACTTCGGCCGCACCCTCGCCATCCGCTTTGCCGAGCGCGGGGCCGAGGTCTTCCTCTCCGCCCGCTCGCTGGCCGCCGCCACCAAGGTCGCGGACGAGATCCGCGGCCTCGGCCATGAACAGGTCCGTCCGTTCGCCTGCGACCTCTCCGACCCGGCGTCGATCCGCGCCTTCGGCACCGCCGTCGGCGAACTGACCGACCGCCTGGACGTCCTGGTCAACAACGGCTCCCGCTGGCTGGCGGGCACCGACCTGCTGTCCTGCACCGATGACGAGGTGTCCGACACCATCGCCTCCGGGGCCACCGGCACCGTGCTGACCGTACGGGCGTTCCTCCCGCTGCTGCTCGCCTCGGACTGCCCCGACATCGTGAACATGGTCTCGACGGCCGGGGTGCCCGGGCTGCACCGCTCGGAGGCGCACGGCGCGTTCTACGCGGCCAAGAGCGCCCAGGCCGGCTTCGCCGGGGTGCTGTCGAAGCGGCTCCGGCCGCAGGGCGTACGGGTCATCTCGCTCTACCCGCCGGACTTCGCCAACCCCGACCCGCTGTCCCCGGAGTGGGAGACCACCCCGCGCGGCGCGGGTGACGGGCTCACCGCCCACTCCCTGGTCGAGTGCGTCATGTTCGCGATCCGGCAGCCCCGGGACTGCTTCATCAGCGCGTTCCACTTCGAACAGGCCGAGTGA